A genomic window from Peromyscus maniculatus bairdii isolate BWxNUB_F1_BW_parent chromosome 1, HU_Pman_BW_mat_3.1, whole genome shotgun sequence includes:
- the LOC102921938 gene encoding olfactory receptor 52R1-like produces MLASRNSSSHSTFFILLGIPGLEDYQFWVAFPFCIMYIVAVTGNIIILHIIRIDHTLHEPMYLFLAMLATTDLVLSTSTQPKMLAILWFHDHKIEYHACLIQVFFIHAFSSVESGVLMAMALDRYVAICFPLRHSSILTTSVVIKLGAAVMVRGLLWVSPFCFMISRMPFCPNKVIPQSYCEHMAVLKLVCADTKINRGYGLFVAFSVGGFDIIVISVSYVMILRAVLRLPSGEVRLKAFGTCASHIGVILALYIPALFTFLTHRFGHHVPRVVHIMFANVYLLVPPMLNPIIYGVRTKQIRDRVIQGCCGKGP; encoded by the coding sequence ATGTTGGCTTCAAGGAACAGCTCTTCTCATTCTACGTTTTTCATCTTGCTTGGAATCCCAGGACTGGAGGATTATCAATTTTGGGTTGCCTTTCCATTCTGCATCATGTATATTGTGGCAGTGACTGGAAATATCATCATCCTACACATAATCCGGATTGACCACACACTGCATGAGCCAATGTACCTCTTTCTGGCTATGCTGGCTACCACTGAcctggtcctgtccacctccacACAACCTAAAATGCTGGCCATACTCTGGTTTCACGATCACAAGATTGAATACCATGCCTGCCTCATCCAGGTGTTCTTTATACATGCCTTTTCTTCTGTGGAGTCTGGGGTGCTCATGGCTATGGCCTTGGACCGCTATGTGGCTATCTGCTTTCCACTCCGACATTCCAGCATCCTGACCACATCTGTAGTCATCAAACTTGGGGCAGCTGTGATGGTCAGAGGGCTGCTGTGGGTGAGCCCCTTCTGCTTCATGATCTCCAGGATGCCCTTCTGCCCCAACAAGGTCATTCCCCAGTCCTACTGTGAGCACATGGCTGTGCTCAAGTTGGTGTGTGCTGATACCAAGATCAATCGTGGATATGGGCTCTTtgtggctttttctgtgggtGGCTTTGATATAATTGTCATCAGTGTATCTTATGTGATGATTCTGAGAGCTGTGCTGAGGTTGCCCTCAGGTGAAGTCCGCCTCAAAGCTTTTGGTACATGTGCTTCTCATATTGGTGTCATTTTAGCCTTATATATTCCAGCCCTTTTCACCTTCCTCACCCACCGCTTTGGCCACCATGTGCCCCGTGTTGTACACATTATGTTTGCTAATGTCTATCTTCTAGTTCCTCCCATGCTCAACCCCATCATCTATGGAGTTAGAACCAAACAGATCAGGGACAGGGTTATCCAAGGATGTTGTGGAAAAGGCCCTTGA